Proteins encoded together in one Columba livia isolate bColLiv1 breed racing homer chromosome 3, bColLiv1.pat.W.v2, whole genome shotgun sequence window:
- the ASRGL1 gene encoding isoaspartyl peptidase/L-asparaginase, translated as MKPVIVVHGGAGRIFKEREEGSRAGVVRAALRGYGILKQGGSALDAVEEAVRSMEDDPHFNAGCGSVLNEKGEVEMDAIIMDGKNLDSGAVSAVKCIANPIKLARLVMEKTKHMLLSDHGAHLFAQAMGVPEIPGEKLITERSRERWKKNLEPDSNPEEFQKDLGTVGAVAIDSEGNVACATSTGGLSNKLVGRVGDTACIGSGGYADNCSGATSTTGHGESIMKVVLARLILYHMEQGLSPEVAADTALDYMKTRVGGLGGVIVVNSSGEWAARFSTKQMSWATVKDDQLHYGIYAGERHTKSVDEALASEREGF; from the exons ATGAAGCCTGTCATTGTGGTGCATGGTGGAGCTGGCCGAATCTTTAAAGAGCGAGAAGAGGGAAGTCGTGCTGGTGTTGTCAGAGCTGCGCTGCGAGGCTATGGTATCCTGAAACAGGGAGGCAGTGCCTTGGATGCAGTTGAGGAGGCGGTACGGTCAATGGAAGATGATCCTCACTTTAATGCAG GCTGTGGATCTGTTCTAAATGAAAAAGGTGAAGTAGAAATGGATGCCATTATCATGGATGGAAAAAATTTAGACTCTGGAGCAGTATCTGCAGTTAAATGTATAGCAAACCCAATAAAACTTGCTCGACTTGTCATGGAAAAG ACGAAGCACATGCTGCTGAGTGACCATGGTGCACACCTGTTTGCTCAGGCCATGGGTGTTCCTGAGATTCCAGGGGAGAAACTCATAACTGAGAGATCCCGGGAGAGATGGAAGAAGAACCTTGAACCAGATTCCAACCCTGAAGAGTTTCAGAA AGACCTTGGAACAGTCGGTGCTGTTGCTATAGACAGTGAAGGAAATGTAGCTTGTGCAACATCCACTGGAGGACTCTCTAATAAACTGGTTGGCCGTGTTGGTGACACAGCATGCATAG GAAGTGGAGGTTATGCTGATAACTGTTCTGGTGCCACTTCAACCACAGGACATGGGGAGAGCATTATGAAAGTGGTCTTAGCCCGACTGATCCTCTATCACATGGAACAAG GATTGTCACCAGAGGTGGCTGCTGACACTGCATTGGACTACATGAAGACACGAGTTGGGGGCTTGGGGGGTGTCATTGTTGTTAACAGTTCAGGAGAGTGGGCAGCAAGGTTCTCCACCAAGCAGATGTCCTGGGCTACGGTAAAGGATGACCAGTTGCATTATGGGATTTATGCTGGGGAAAGGCACACAAAATCTGTTGATGAAGCACTTGCATCTGAAAGGGAGGGATtctga